The Thermotoga caldifontis AZM44c09 genomic interval GTGAGGATGGCCTCACACATACTCCTGAGGGCTTCGAAGGATTTTCCGCCCGGTTCCATATTCGTCGCGGTGGTCGATTACGGGGTGGGCACGAGCAGGAAGGCCATCTGCATGAGGACGAAGAATGAACAGTTCTTCGTGGGCCCGGACAACGGCATCTTCACGCACGTCGCGCTGGAGTACGGTGTGAAGCAGGTAAGAGAGTTGAACAACAAGAAATATCACTACGCTTCTTCGTACACCTTCCACGGCAGAGACATCTTCGCACCCGTTGCGGCGCACCTTTCCAGGGGTGTGCCGTTCGAGGAGCTGGGAGACGTGCTACCAAACTTCGTCGTTCTTCCCGCGAAACAGGCCGAGATCGTGAACGAATCCATCGTCGCGGAGATCGCCTACTTCGACAGTTTCGGAAACGTTCAAACGAACGTTCCGATCCAATTCGCAGAGAGGCTCGAATGGCAGATGGACGATGTGATCCTCATCAACGAAACCTTCGAGGCGACCTACGTGAGAACGTTCGGTGATGTTCCAAAAGGCGCCCTGTTGGTACATCCGGACAGCTCTGGATTCCTCGAGATAGCGATAAATCAGGGTTCGGCCGCAGAGAAACTCAAACTCAAACAGGGTCAGCAGATAACTTTGAGGAGGAAGAAGGCTTGAAGCTCATCGTGGGTCACAGGAACCCGGATTTCGACTGTTTCGCTTCGGCCGTGGCGGCACAGAAGCTCTATCCAGACCACACGGTGCTCCTCAGCGGGGTTGCTCAGCAGAACCTCGCACAGTTCCTCGCTATCTACGAGGAAAAGTACAGCTACATCACCGAGAGCGATCTGACCGACGAGGGCGTGGAATCTCTGATCATCGTCGACACGGCTTCCTTCGAAAGGCTCGGCCAGAAGGTTCAGAAGATCCTGAACAGAGCTTCGAGAATCGTGATCTACGATCACCATCCGGACATCAAGGAGCAGACCATAACCGGCGAAAAGAAGATAGAGAGCGTTGGGGCAACGGTGACACTGCTCATCGAAGAGATCGCGAAGAGAAACATCGACATCGACTCGATCGATGCGACCCTGTTCGCCATAGCGATCTACGAGGACACGGGCAGTTTGCTCTACACGAGCACAACGCTGAGAGACCTCGAGGCTGTGAAGTTCCTCCTGCAAAGGGGAGCGAACCTCTCGGAGGTTGCGGAGTACATAAGGTACGATCTCAACTTCGAACAGAAGCAGTTACTCGAACAGCTGCTTTCGAACGTCGAATCCCATCAGATCGACGGCTTGACGGTCCACATCGCCACCGCGGAGACGGAGAAGTTCATCGGCGGACTCGCGGCCGTTGCGAGCAAGCTCTGGAACCTTGAAAACGTTGAGACTCTCGTGTGCATAGTCCGCACCGGCAAAAAGATCCACGTGATCATGAGGACCTCCTCCAACGAAGTGGACCTCGGAGGGGTGGCGAACGAGCTCGGAGGGGGAGGTCACAGGAAGGCTGCGAGCTTCACGGTGAACGATTCAAACATCGCGTCGATCAAGAAGATCGTCCTCGAAACGTTGAAACGCTACGTCAACAGGGGTATCCTTGCGAGAGACATCATGTCTTCACCCGTTCGTGTGGTCTATTCCGATATGAGCATCGGTGAGGTCAACAAGATCATGGAACGCACGGGCCACAACGGACTGCCCGTCATAGAGGGAAACAGGCTGGTGGGGATCGTCACGAAGAAGGCCGTCGACAAGGCGATGAACCACGGGATGCAGAACCATCCTGTGAAGGCCATAATGTCGAGCAAACTGATCGTCGTGGACGCCAACACACCGCTGAG includes:
- a CDS encoding SAM hydrolase/SAM-dependent halogenase family protein; protein product: MIGFLTDWSVRSHYVGVAKAVMKRINPSVEIIDITHEIEPFNVRMASHILLRASKDFPPGSIFVAVVDYGVGTSRKAICMRTKNEQFFVGPDNGIFTHVALEYGVKQVRELNNKKYHYASSYTFHGRDIFAPVAAHLSRGVPFEELGDVLPNFVVLPAKQAEIVNESIVAEIAYFDSFGNVQTNVPIQFAERLEWQMDDVILINETFEATYVRTFGDVPKGALLVHPDSSGFLEIAINQGSAAEKLKLKQGQQITLRRKKA